The Polaromonas sp. SP1 DNA window TTCGAGGATCTGCTGCACGCGCGGCCACAGGGTGCTGTTGAACTGCTCGCGGAAGAAACCGAAGTGCCCGATGCGCCTGACCTTGAGATCGGCCGGCGCGATGCGCTCAAAGGTGCGCGGCGCGTTGGCATACAGGTTGATCAGGTTTTGCGTGCCGCGCCAGGTCATGAGCTCGTCGTCGGTGATGGACAGCGCCGTGACGGGAAAGCTGACTTTTCCGTAGCTCAGGCGCGCGCTCTCACCTTCGGCGCCCACGCTGTACTGCGGGTTCAGGCACCACTTGCGCCACTGCAGCATCACGCCGGCTGGCAGGTCGCCCACCTTGCGCAGCGTGCGACCCGGAAAGTAGCCGAAGAGGCGTGTGGCCAGCGGCACCAGCACGTACCAAAAATACAAAATGAGGCGGCGCAGCTGCGGCGCGTTGTCACGCCAGTAGCCGCTGCCGGCGGCAATACTGACCAGGCCGTCGACCTTGCCCTGGTTCTTTAGGAAGCCCGGCAGTTGCGCGCCCAGGCTGTGGCCGAGCAGGTACAGCGGCGCATCCGGCAGCGCCGCCTTGGCGGCATCGACCACGGCTTCGTAGTCGCTGGCCCAATCAAGCAGGTCGGCCTTGAAGCCGCGCAGGCTGCCATTGGCGGTGGCGGGCAGTGAGTCGCCCGAGCCGCGGTAGTCAAAGGTGGTGACGCGAAAGCCCTGGCTCGAAAGCCATTCGGCAAACGGCGCGTAGTAATGCTGCCGCACGCCCATCGCGCCGCCTATCACCACGCTGGTGTGCGCGGACTGGGTAGCGTCGTACACGCGCAGTGAGAGCTGCGCGGCGCCGGTTTCCAGAGTCTGGATCTGCATGATGGTCTCCTGTTGTTACCCGTGCCGGTCTGTGCCGGCTCCCATCACTGACAAAGCTTGCTATCTATTTGATAGCTCTAACCCAAAGCGGGACTTGGGCTAGAGCATCAAAAAGCTTGAAGAAAGCGGGGATCCTCAAACCCGTTCAAAAATGCCCGCAGCGCCTTGGCCCATCCCCACGCACATGGTCACCATGCCATATTTCAGCTGGTGGCGGTGCAAGGCATGGATCACGGTGGCGGCGCGGATGGCACCGGTGGCACCCAGCGGGTGGCCCAGCGCGATGGCGCCGCCCATGCGGTTGACCTTGGATGCATCGAGCTTGAGCGTGTTGATGACCGCCAGCGACTGCGCGGCGAAAGCTTCGTTCAGTTCAAACCAGTCGATGTCTTCCTGCTTGAGGCCGGCGTAACGCAAGGCCGCAGGAATGGCTTCGATCGGGCCTATGCCCATGATTTCGGGCGGCACGCCCTTGGCGGCGTAGCTGACAAAGCGGGCCAGCGGCTTGAGGCCGAAATCCTTGACGGCTTTTTCGCTGGCCAGCACCAGGGCACCTGCGCCGTCAGAGGTCTGCGAACTGTTGCCGGCGGTGACCGAGCCGCGCGCGGCAAACACCGTCTTGAGTTTGGCCAGGCCTTCGAGCGAGGTGTCGGGGCGTGGGCCCTCGTCCAGGCTCACGGTGCGCGTCTTGGAAATCACTTCTCCGGCTTCCAGGTTGGCCGTGCGGTCGGTCACTTCGACTGGCGTGATCTCGTTGGCGAATTCACCAGCCTGTTGTGCCTTGATGGCCTTGAGGTGCGACTCGAGCGCGAACTGGTCCTGCGCCTCGCGCGAGACCTTCCACTGCTGGGCGACCTTCTCGGCCGTCAGGCCCATGCCGTAGGCGATGCCGACGTTCTCGTCGTTCATGAACATATTGGGCGAGAGCGAAGGCGAGTTGCCCGACATGGGCACCATGCTCATGCTTTCGGTGCCGGCGGCGATCATCACGTCGGCTTCGCCCACGCGGATGCGGTCGGCTGCCATCTGGATGGCCGAGAGGCCGGAGGCGCAAAAACGGTTGACGGTGATGCCGCCCACGCTGGTGGGCAGGCCCGCCAGCACCGCGCCGATGCGCGCCACGTTCAGGCCTTGTGGGCCTTCAGGAATCGCGCAGCCGCAGATGATGTCTTCAATCGCTTTCGGATCGAGCGAAGGCACTTGTGCCAGCGCCGCCTGCAGCGCTTTCACCAGCAGATCGTCGGGCCGCATATTGCGGAAATAACCGCGGCCCGAGCGCCCGATGGGCGTGCGGGTGGCGGCGACGATGTAGGCTTCCTGGACTTGTTTGGCCATGATGGTTTCCTTCAATTTCTCGGTTAACTTTTACGCGGGCCGGCGGGAATCCAGGCCCAGACAAATTCGCATTCGACCGGGTTGACGCCGGCTTCGTCGGTCACGATGACCGGCACGTTGACTTCACCCTTGTCGCTGGCCTGCATGGCGGCGCGCTGCTCGTCGCTCAGCGTGGCCACGGCGCGCAGGGCGCCGGTGGCGCGTTTTTTGAACGCCATCTTGAGTTCTTTGGCCAGCGGGATGCAGTCGTCGCGCACATTCATGCCGACGACCATGCCGGTGGCGGTTTCTGCCAGCAGGTTCATCGCCGAAGCGTGCACGCCGCCGATGTGGTTTTGCACACGCTTTTCATTCTTCACGCCGATTTCCACCATCGCGGGCGTCATCTGCAAAAAGTCGAGCTTGGCCGTGCCGGTAAAGGGCACGGCGCGGCGCAGCACCACGCTGCGAAACCACGGCCGCGCGAACGCGGGCACGTCTTTCAGCTGCGCGAGCTGGCGTTCCAGGCGATTGGGCTTGTGGTTGCTCATCAGTTTCTGACGGGCTTACCCGTGCTCATCATTCCCATGATGCGTTCCTGCGTCTTGGGATGCTCGAGCAGCGAGCAGAAGGCCTTGCGCTCCAGCGTCATCAAATACTCTTCCGTCACCAGCGTGCCGGCATCGACGTCACCGCCGCACACCACGCCGGCGATCAAGCCGGCGATGTGGAAGTCGTGCGCGCTGATAAAGCCGCCGTCGCGCATATTGACCAGCTGGCCCTTGATGGTGGCCAGGCCGCTGCGGCCCACCACCGGGAACTGGCGCTTGTGCGGTGCGCGGTAGCCGGAGTTGAACAGCGCGCGCGCCTCGTTCAGCGCGACAAACAGCAGCTCATCCTTGTTCGGCACGATCACGTCGCTGTCGAGCAGATAACCGATCTTGCGGCTTTCAATCGCGCTGGTGCCGACCTTGGCCATCGCGGCGGCGGTGAAACCTTCGGTGAGGAAAGGCAGGATGTCCTTGTTGGTCGAGGTGCCGGCGTTTTCTGCGGCGCGGCGGGCAATATAGGCCAGGCCGCCGGCGCCGGGCACCAGGCCCACACCGACTTCGACCAGGCCGATGTAGCTTTCCATCGCTGCCACACGCTTGGCGGAATACACCGCCATTTCGCAGCCGCCGCCCAGGGCCAGGCCACGGATGGCCGACACCACGGGCACGGCCGCGTAGCGCAGCTTGAGCATCACGTTCTGCAGTTCGGCTTCAGCGCCTTCGATCGCCTTGGCACCGCCCATCATGAAGGCGGGCAACATGGCCTGCAGGTCGGCGCCGGCCGAGAACATCTCGTCGTTGGACCAGATCACCATGCCCTTGTAGCTTTTCTCGGCCAGGTCCACACCCATGGCCAGACCTTCCGCCACGTCGGGGCTGATGGCGTGCATCTTGGTTTTGATGCTGGCGATCAGCACGTCGGCGTTTGCGCCCTCCAGCGTCCAGAGGCGGATCGCGTCGTCTTCATGCAGCGTGGTGCCTGCGGTCTCGAATGCGGGCGCCTTGGCGCCGAGCACGTCTTCGGGGAAGAACTGACGCTCATACACCGGCAGCTTGCGGCGCGGGATGAATTTCTTGGCCGAAGCGCTCCACGAACCTTCAGCCGTGTGCACGCCGCCAGCGTCGGCCACCGGGCCCTTGAAGACCCAGTCCGGCAGCGGCGCTTTGGACAGCGCCTTGCCGGCGTCGATGTCTTCCTGGATCCAGGTGGCGACCTGCTTCCAGCCGGCTTGCTGCCACAGCTCGAAGGGGCCTTGCTTGGAGCCGAAGCCCCAGCGCATGGCGAAGTCGATGTCGCGCGCGGTTTCGGCAATGCTTTCCAAATGAACGGCAGCGTAGTGGAACTGGTCGCGCAGGATGGCCCAGAGGAAACGCGCTTCGGCGCCTTCGGCTTCGCGCAGGAGTTTGAGGCGCTCGCCCGCGGGTTTTTTCAGCATGCGGCCGACGACTTCATTGGCCTTGGCGCCGGCGGGCACGTATTCCATGCTCTCGGGGTCCAGGCGCAGGATGTCGCGACCCTGTTTTTTGTAGAAGCCCGCGCCGGTCTTCTGGCCCAGGCTTTTCGATTCGAGCAGCTTGGCCAGCACGGGCGGCGTGCCGTACACATCGGAGAACGGGTCTTCCACCTTGCCGGGGCCAAGGTTGTCCTGCAGCGTCTTGATGACGTGGGCCATGGTGTCCAGGCCCACCACGTCGGCGGTGCGGAAGGTGCCTGAGCTCGCGCGGCCCAGCTTCTTGCCCGTCAGGTCGTCGACCACGTCGTAGCTGAGTTTGAAGGTCTCGGCTTCCTTGATGGTGGCCAGCATGCTGGCGATGCCCACGCGGTTGGCGATGAAGTTGGGCGTGTCGTGCGCGCGGATCACGCCCTTGCCGAGCGCGCTGGTGACAAACGCTTCCAGGTCGTCCAGCACCTTGGGTTCGGTGGTCGGCGTGTTGATCAACTCGACCAGCGTCATGTAGCGCGGCGGGTTGAAGAAGTGGATGCCGCAAAAGCGCGGCTTGATGGATTCAGGCAGCGCTTCGCTGAGTTTGGTGATCGACAGGCCCGAGGTGTTGCTGGCCACGATGGCGCCTTCGGCAATGAAGGGCGCGATCTTGTGATAGAGGTCGGTCTTCCAGTCCATGCGCTCGGCAATCGCCTCGATGATGAGGTCGCATTCCAAGAGCTGCTCCATGTTCTCTTCGTAGTTGGCCTGCTGGATAAGCGCTGCGTCTTCAGGGACGCCCAGCGGAGCAGGCTTGAGCTTCTTGAGGCCTTCAACCGCCTTGATGACGATGCCGTTCTTCGGGCCTTCCTTGGCAGGCAGGTCGAACAGGATCACCGGCACCTTGACGTTGACCAGGTGGGCGGCAATCTGCGCGCCCATGACGCCGGCGCCGAGGACGGCGACTTTCTTGACTTGGAATCGTGACATCTGTTTCGTTCCTTATGAATTACTTTTCTTCGAATCTCTTCTTCATCCCTGGCGAGTGACAGCGTGGAACCGGCTTTGCCGGGCCACTGCTGTCGCCCCTGCAAGGGGGGGTGCGGCTACACGCAGTGAGCCGCAGGCGGGGTGTGCCATCAGTTAACACGGACCCAAGTTTGGGTGCGGCCAAATGGGCCGATGGAGCCGCGGACTTCCATCTTCTTGCCGCCTTCAATCGGGGTCATCTTGAGGGAGTAGCTTTTGCCGTTGTCCGGGTCGAGGATCTTGCCGCCTTCCCAGACATCGGCGTCGGGTGACTTCTTGGCGCCGCGAATGATCTCCAGGCCCAGCCGGGGCTTGTCTTTGCGGTCATCGCTGCATTCGGTGCAAACGTCGTCGGGCTTGACGCCGGGGGACAGGCGCTTCTCGACCTTGCCGTTGAGCACGCCGCCGGCTTCAGCGATGCGGATCTCCACTTTCGGGTCGCCGGTTTTTTCGTCGAAACCGCGCCACAAACCGACCGGCGTGTTCTGGGCCAGCGCAGGGATGGCCATCAAACCCAAAACGATCATCAACAGTTTATTTTTCATGGTGTCTCCCTTTGATTGGTTCAGAACGCTCAAGCCAGCGCTTCGTCGGTTTCCATCAAGGACTTGCTGCCCGCGCGTGCGGTGCGCATCAGCGTTGCGGTTTCCGGGAACAGCTTGGCGAAATAGAAACGCGCCGTCTGCAGCTTGGCCACATAGAACTTGTCGGTATTGCCGGCAGCGATTTCGCGCAATGCGGTTTGCGCCATCAAGGCCCAGAAGTAACCGAACACCAGGTGGCCGGCCACGCGCAGATAATCCACCGCGGCAGCGCCCACTTCGTCGGGGTTCTGGAAGCCCTTGAAGCCCAGCTCGGTGGTGAACTTGGTCATCTGGTCGGCGAGATATGCCAGCGGGTTGATGAACTCGGCCATCTTCTCGTTGACGCCTTCTTCGGCAATCAGCGCGCCAATCACCTTGCCGAATTTCTTCAGCGTGGCGCCGTTGTTGCCCAGCACCTTGCGGCCCAGCAGGTCCAGCGACTGGATGGTGTTGGTGCCTTCGTAAATCATGTTGATGCGGTTGTCGCGCACAAACTGCTCCATACCCCACTCTTTGATAAAGCCGTGGCCGCCGAAGACCTGCATGCAGGCGTTGGTGGAGATGTGGCCGTTGTCAGTCAGGAAGGCTTTGACGATGGGCGTGAGCAGGGCGACGATTTCGCCGGAGTCCTTGCGTACCTTCTCATCAGGGTGGTGCAGTTCCTTGTCGAGCAGCAGCGTGCAGTAGATCGCCAGCGCGCGGCCGCCTTCGGCATAGGCCTTGGCCGTCAGCAGCATCTTGCGCACGTCGGGGTGCACGATGATCGGGTCGGCCGGTTTGTCTTTGGCCTTGACGCCGGAGAGTGAGCGCATCTGGATGCGGTCTCTGGCGTAAGCCAGCGCGTTCTGGTAAGCCACTTCGGTCAGGCCCAGCGACTGGTTGCCCACGCCCAGGCGTGCGGCGTTCATCATCACGAACATCGCGGCCAGGCCCTTGTTGGGCGCGCCCACCATGGTGCCGACGGCGTCTTCGAGCACCATCTGCGCGGTGGCGTTGCCGTGGATGCCCATCTTGTGCTCCAGGCCGCCGCAGTAGATGCCGTTGCGCGAGCCGAGTGCGCCGTCCTTGCCGATGTTGAACTTGGGCACGGCGAACAGGCTGATGCCTTTGCTGCCCTGGGGCGCATCCGGCAGGCGGGCCAGCACCAGGTGCACGATGTTGGCGGCCATGTCGTGTTCGCCGGCGCTGATGAAGATCTTGTTGCCGGTCAGGCGGTAGGTGCCGTCAGGTTGCGGCTCGGCCTTGGTGCGCAGCAGGCCCAGGTCGGTGCCGCAATGCGGCTCGGTCAGGCACATGGTGCCGGTCCATTCACCGCTGGTGAGCTTGGGCAGGTAGAGCTTTTTCTGCTCGTCGGTGCCGTGCGCGTGCAGGGCTTCATATGCGCCGTGCGACAGGCCGGGGTACATGGTCCAGGCCTGGTTGGCCGAGTTGAGCATTTCGTAGAGGCACTGGTTCAGCACAAAAGGCAGGCCCTGGCCGCCGTATTCGGGGTCGCAGCTCAGCGCGGCCCAGCCGCCTTCAACGTATTGCGCGTAGGCTTCCTTGAAGCCCTTGGGCGGCGTGACTTCGTGCGTGGTCTTGTCGAGCTTGCAGCCCTCTTCGTCGCCGCTGATGTTCAGCGGGAAGGTCACTTCGGCAGCGAACTTGCCGGCTTCTTCGAGCACGGCGTTGATGGTTTCGACGTCGACGTCGGCGTGCTTGGGGATGGCCTTGAATTCATCGGTGACCTTGAGCACTTCGTGCATGACGAATTGCATGTCGCGCAGGGGTGGGCTGTACTGTGGCATGGTGGGTAGGTCCTTTAGCGTTAAACCGGTTTGGAAGGGGAGGCTTTGCCGGAAGATTTCTTCGGCGAAGCGGAGGTGGGGGAAGTCGCGGCGGCATCGCTGCCGTAACGCGCCAGGATGTTGGCAAAACCCGTGTTGGCGCGGTCCATGGAGCCCGGCGTTTTGAGGAAGCGGGCTTCGTAATGCAGCGCCAGGATCAGGCCGTGGATTTCAAAGGCCATCTGGTGTTCGTCGGCATCGGCGCGCAGGTGGCCGGCCTCCTTGGCCTGCACCACGGCGCGGTACATGGCCGCCAGCCAGGTGCGCACCGAACCTGCCAGCGCATCGCGCACCGGGCCCGGCCTGTCGTCAAACTCAACGGCGCCGCTGATATAGAGGCAGCCCGAGTCAATTTCGAGCGAGGTGCGCTTCATCCAGTTGTGAAACAGCGCCGCCAGACGCGGCAAACCGCGCGGCTGCTGCAGCGCCGGGAAGAAGACCTCTTCTTCAAAGCGCACGTGGTATTCGCGGA harbors:
- a CDS encoding alpha/beta fold hydrolase encodes the protein MQIQTLETGAAQLSLRVYDATQSAHTSVVIGGAMGVRQHYYAPFAEWLSSQGFRVTTFDYRGSGDSLPATANGSLRGFKADLLDWASDYEAVVDAAKAALPDAPLYLLGHSLGAQLPGFLKNQGKVDGLVSIAAGSGYWRDNAPQLRRLILYFWYVLVPLATRLFGYFPGRTLRKVGDLPAGVMLQWRKWCLNPQYSVGAEGESARLSYGKVSFPVTALSITDDELMTWRGTQNLINLYANAPRTFERIAPADLKVRRIGHFGFFREQFNSTLWPRVQQILEGMAGVAKRAA
- a CDS encoding acetyl-CoA C-acyltransferase, with the translated sequence MAKQVQEAYIVAATRTPIGRSGRGYFRNMRPDDLLVKALQAALAQVPSLDPKAIEDIICGCAIPEGPQGLNVARIGAVLAGLPTSVGGITVNRFCASGLSAIQMAADRIRVGEADVMIAAGTESMSMVPMSGNSPSLSPNMFMNDENVGIAYGMGLTAEKVAQQWKVSREAQDQFALESHLKAIKAQQAGEFANEITPVEVTDRTANLEAGEVISKTRTVSLDEGPRPDTSLEGLAKLKTVFAARGSVTAGNSSQTSDGAGALVLASEKAVKDFGLKPLARFVSYAAKGVPPEIMGIGPIEAIPAALRYAGLKQEDIDWFELNEAFAAQSLAVINTLKLDASKVNRMGGAIALGHPLGATGAIRAATVIHALHRHQLKYGMVTMCVGMGQGAAGIFERV
- a CDS encoding DUF4442 domain-containing protein, producing the protein MSNHKPNRLERQLAQLKDVPAFARPWFRSVVLRRAVPFTGTAKLDFLQMTPAMVEIGVKNEKRVQNHIGGVHASAMNLLAETATGMVVGMNVRDDCIPLAKELKMAFKKRATGALRAVATLSDEQRAAMQASDKGEVNVPVIVTDEAGVNPVECEFVWAWIPAGPRKS
- a CDS encoding 3-hydroxyacyl-CoA dehydrogenase/enoyl-CoA hydratase family protein, translating into MSRFQVKKVAVLGAGVMGAQIAAHLVNVKVPVILFDLPAKEGPKNGIVIKAVEGLKKLKPAPLGVPEDAALIQQANYEENMEQLLECDLIIEAIAERMDWKTDLYHKIAPFIAEGAIVASNTSGLSITKLSEALPESIKPRFCGIHFFNPPRYMTLVELINTPTTEPKVLDDLEAFVTSALGKGVIRAHDTPNFIANRVGIASMLATIKEAETFKLSYDVVDDLTGKKLGRASSGTFRTADVVGLDTMAHVIKTLQDNLGPGKVEDPFSDVYGTPPVLAKLLESKSLGQKTGAGFYKKQGRDILRLDPESMEYVPAGAKANEVVGRMLKKPAGERLKLLREAEGAEARFLWAILRDQFHYAAVHLESIAETARDIDFAMRWGFGSKQGPFELWQQAGWKQVATWIQEDIDAGKALSKAPLPDWVFKGPVADAGGVHTAEGSWSASAKKFIPRRKLPVYERQFFPEDVLGAKAPAFETAGTTLHEDDAIRLWTLEGANADVLIASIKTKMHAISPDVAEGLAMGVDLAEKSYKGMVIWSNDEMFSAGADLQAMLPAFMMGGAKAIEGAEAELQNVMLKLRYAAVPVVSAIRGLALGGGCEMAVYSAKRVAAMESYIGLVEVGVGLVPGAGGLAYIARRAAENAGTSTNKDILPFLTEGFTAAAMAKVGTSAIESRKIGYLLDSDVIVPNKDELLFVALNEARALFNSGYRAPHKRQFPVVGRSGLATIKGQLVNMRDGGFISAHDFHIAGLIAGVVCGGDVDAGTLVTEEYLMTLERKAFCSLLEHPKTQERIMGMMSTGKPVRN
- a CDS encoding DUF2147 domain-containing protein is translated as MKNKLLMIVLGLMAIPALAQNTPVGLWRGFDEKTGDPKVEIRIAEAGGVLNGKVEKRLSPGVKPDDVCTECSDDRKDKPRLGLEIIRGAKKSPDADVWEGGKILDPDNGKSYSLKMTPIEGGKKMEVRGSIGPFGRTQTWVRVN
- a CDS encoding acyl-CoA dehydrogenase C-terminal domain-containing protein produces the protein MPQYSPPLRDMQFVMHEVLKVTDEFKAIPKHADVDVETINAVLEEAGKFAAEVTFPLNISGDEEGCKLDKTTHEVTPPKGFKEAYAQYVEGGWAALSCDPEYGGQGLPFVLNQCLYEMLNSANQAWTMYPGLSHGAYEALHAHGTDEQKKLYLPKLTSGEWTGTMCLTEPHCGTDLGLLRTKAEPQPDGTYRLTGNKIFISAGEHDMAANIVHLVLARLPDAPQGSKGISLFAVPKFNIGKDGALGSRNGIYCGGLEHKMGIHGNATAQMVLEDAVGTMVGAPNKGLAAMFVMMNAARLGVGNQSLGLTEVAYQNALAYARDRIQMRSLSGVKAKDKPADPIIVHPDVRKMLLTAKAYAEGGRALAIYCTLLLDKELHHPDEKVRKDSGEIVALLTPIVKAFLTDNGHISTNACMQVFGGHGFIKEWGMEQFVRDNRINMIYEGTNTIQSLDLLGRKVLGNNGATLKKFGKVIGALIAEEGVNEKMAEFINPLAYLADQMTKFTTELGFKGFQNPDEVGAAAVDYLRVAGHLVFGYFWALMAQTALREIAAGNTDKFYVAKLQTARFYFAKLFPETATLMRTARAGSKSLMETDEALA
- a CDS encoding TetR/AcrR family transcriptional regulator yields the protein MAITELPAKASRAPATGSAVAKSQQKGQQTKAAIVDAALGLATQIGLEGLSIGALAEVMRMSKSGVFAHFGSREELQISVIREYHVRFEEEVFFPALQQPRGLPRLAALFHNWMKRTSLEIDSGCLYISGAVEFDDRPGPVRDALAGSVRTWLAAMYRAVVQAKEAGHLRADADEHQMAFEIHGLILALHYEARFLKTPGSMDRANTGFANILARYGSDAAATSPTSASPKKSSGKASPSKPV